The Helicobacter mustelae genome has a segment encoding these proteins:
- the rplQ gene encoding 50S ribosomal protein L17 yields MRHGKDYRKLGRTSSHRKALLKNLSIALIEHGRIETGVFKAKELQSHMEKMITTARVGDFNTHRAVFALLQHKAATKKLITEIAPKYKGRNGGYTRIQRTRIRRGDASVLAIIEFV; encoded by the coding sequence ATGAGACATGGTAAAGATTACAGAAAATTAGGGAGGACTTCCTCTCATCGAAAAGCCCTGCTAAAAAATTTATCAATTGCTCTGATTGAGCATGGCAGGATTGAGACAGGTGTTTTTAAGGCAAAGGAGTTGCAATCTCATATGGAAAAAATGATTACAACTGCTAGGGTTGGGGATTTCAATACGCATCGAGCGGTGTTTGCTCTTTTGCAGCATAAGGCAGCCACAAAAAAACTCATTACTGAGATTGCACCAAAATACAAAGGCAGAAATGGTGGTTACACAAGAATCCAGAGAACAAGGATTAGGAGAGGTGATGCTTCTGTGCTAGCAATCATTGAATTTGTTTGA
- a CDS encoding NTP/NDP exchange transporter — translation MQKIQNFKIFHLKPGEWKLLVMATSFIFLLFFSYAILRPIRDSLGLSGGSMELKWLFFGTFIATVVGSILAMVLSTRIQRKHYVNGIFLFFITNLVGFFIAFRIWPHESEEFLWLSRIFFIWVSIFNLFIISSAWSLMADVFTKDCSQRLFGIISAGASLGSVLGASSVSLLATHLGNNTLLLLSVILLSLSLLCKDGLIKSAYALLENKEERAQFSKHFSQSIGSKNPFIGFSLIIRSPYLLGILAFILLLTSVSTFLYMEQARIVRELFVTREQRAAAFANIDLIVQIVSFLIQIFFTATLAKSFGIKGVLGILGFVVGMGFIVLIFTHPAFFPMVVIMSIRRIGEYAFIKPGREMLFVPLDSDSKYKVKSFLDTVVYRGGDALSAQVEGMLSKIGISAALGFGAFLAFAWGALGIYLGKKYEKVHEFSQES, via the coding sequence TTGCAAAAAATCCAAAATTTCAAGATTTTTCATCTCAAGCCTGGTGAATGGAAGTTGCTTGTAATGGCGACCTCCTTTATCTTTTTGCTATTTTTTAGCTACGCCATCCTGCGCCCCATTAGGGATTCCCTAGGTCTTAGTGGTGGTAGCATGGAGCTCAAGTGGTTATTTTTTGGCACCTTTATCGCCACTGTTGTTGGATCGATTTTGGCGATGGTGTTGAGCACAAGGATCCAGAGGAAACACTATGTCAATGGAATTTTTTTATTTTTTATTACAAATTTAGTGGGATTTTTTATCGCCTTTAGGATTTGGCCGCATGAGAGTGAAGAGTTTTTGTGGCTCTCTCGCATATTTTTTATCTGGGTGAGTATTTTTAATTTGTTTATTATTTCTAGTGCTTGGAGTTTGATGGCAGATGTTTTTACCAAAGATTGCTCTCAAAGACTCTTTGGCATCATCTCTGCGGGGGCGAGCCTTGGTAGTGTCTTGGGCGCAAGCTCAGTGAGTTTGCTTGCCACTCATTTGGGAAACAACACCCTCTTGTTGCTTTCTGTGATTCTACTATCTCTTTCTTTGCTTTGCAAGGATGGACTAATCAAAAGTGCCTATGCATTGCTGGAAAACAAAGAGGAGCGTGCGCAGTTTTCCAAGCATTTTTCACAAAGCATTGGATCCAAAAATCCCTTTATTGGATTTTCTCTGATCATCAGATCTCCCTATTTGCTGGGGATTTTGGCGTTTATTTTGCTGCTTACATCCGTTTCTACTTTTTTGTATATGGAGCAGGCTCGCATCGTGCGTGAGCTATTTGTCACTAGAGAACAGCGCGCCGCTGCCTTTGCTAATATTGATTTGATTGTGCAGATTGTGAGCTTTTTGATACAGATTTTTTTTACCGCTACCCTTGCCAAGAGCTTTGGGATTAAGGGTGTGCTAGGGATCTTGGGTTTTGTTGTGGGGATGGGTTTTATTGTGCTGATTTTTACTCATCCTGCTTTTTTCCCCATGGTGGTGATCATGAGTATTCGTCGCATTGGGGAATATGCATTCATCAAGCCAGGCAGGGAGATGCTATTTGTCCCGCTGGATTCTGATAGCAAATACAAGGTAAAAAGCTTTTTGGATACGGTGGTGTATCGCGGAGGGGATGCATTGAGCGCACAGGTGGAAGGAATGCTTAGCAAAATTGGGATTAGCGCTGCACTGGGATTTGGCGCATTTCTGGCATTTGCCTGGGGGGCTTTGGGAATCTATCTGGGCAAGAAATATGAAAAAGTCCATGAATTCTCTCAAGAATCTTGA
- the infA gene encoding translation initiation factor IF-1: MAKDDVIEIDGKVVEALPNATFRVELENGHVVLCHISGKMRMHYIKILPGDKVKIELTPYSLDKGRITFRYK, from the coding sequence ATGGCAAAAGATGATGTGATTGAGATTGATGGGAAGGTGGTGGAAGCATTGCCCAATGCAACCTTTAGGGTGGAGCTTGAAAACGGGCATGTTGTTTTGTGTCATATTTCTGGAAAGATGCGTATGCATTATATCAAAATCCTCCCAGGGGATAAGGTGAAGATCGAATTGACACCTTATAGCTTGGATAAAGGCAGGATTACCTTCAGGTATAAGTGA
- the fliI gene encoding flagellar protein export ATPase FliI — MSLQSIKAKLEAPLQLSPKFGLVEKITPTILYASGLTPSIGDIVCVHREDGSSGLGMVTLCQSENFGFTPFSFIEGYKVGDKVFIEKEGFLLPVGKDVLGRVIDPLGNPIDEKGPITTSAHIPIISQPIKAMRRGVIDEVFSVGIKAIDGLLTCGKGQKLGIFAGSGVGKSTLMGMIVKGSKAPIKVVALIGERGREVPEFIQKNLDNNLENTVIVVATSDDSALMRKYGAFSAMAVAEFFKNQGHDVLFIMDSVTRFAMAQREIGLALGEPPTSKGYPPSVLALLPQLMERAGKEEGRGSITAFFTVLVEGDDLSDPIADQSRSILDGHIVLSRELTDFGIYPPIHILNSASRVSNDIITKEHRNAAKNFRKLYALLKENEVLIRIGSYQKGTDPDLDEAIEKKKFMEDFITQEEDQLFDFDAIIEELYKIQQ, encoded by the coding sequence ATGTCTTTGCAAAGCATCAAAGCAAAACTAGAAGCCCCCCTACAACTCTCTCCAAAATTTGGATTGGTCGAGAAAATCACCCCCACCATTCTCTATGCCTCAGGCCTCACACCCAGCATCGGGGACATCGTCTGTGTGCATCGAGAGGATGGAAGTTCAGGGCTTGGGATGGTCACCCTCTGTCAAAGCGAAAATTTTGGCTTCACCCCCTTCTCTTTCATCGAAGGTTACAAAGTAGGGGACAAAGTTTTTATCGAAAAGGAGGGCTTTTTGCTGCCCGTTGGAAAGGATGTGCTTGGACGGGTGATTGACCCTTTAGGAAATCCTATCGATGAGAAAGGCCCTATTACCACAAGTGCACACATCCCCATCATCTCCCAACCCATCAAAGCCATGAGGCGCGGGGTGATTGATGAGGTTTTTTCTGTGGGGATCAAGGCTATCGATGGCCTTCTCACCTGCGGCAAGGGGCAAAAACTTGGGATTTTTGCGGGATCTGGAGTGGGAAAATCTACATTGATGGGGATGATTGTCAAAGGCTCCAAGGCCCCCATCAAGGTCGTGGCACTCATTGGGGAACGGGGGCGGGAGGTGCCAGAATTCATCCAAAAAAACCTAGATAACAATCTAGAAAACACCGTGATTGTCGTAGCAACCAGTGATGACTCTGCACTCATGCGCAAATATGGGGCATTTTCTGCTATGGCGGTGGCAGAATTTTTCAAAAATCAAGGGCATGATGTTTTGTTCATCATGGATTCGGTTACACGTTTTGCCATGGCACAGCGAGAGATCGGGCTAGCCCTTGGTGAGCCACCCACTAGCAAGGGTTACCCTCCTTCGGTTTTGGCATTGCTTCCGCAGTTGATGGAGCGAGCTGGGAAGGAAGAAGGTCGGGGGTCAATCACGGCATTTTTCACTGTATTGGTGGAAGGAGATGATCTAAGCGATCCTATTGCCGATCAGAGTCGCAGCATCCTAGATGGCCATATTGTGCTTAGTCGCGAGCTCACAGATTTTGGGATCTATCCCCCCATCCACATTCTCAATTCCGCCTCCAGAGTGAGCAATGACATCATCACAAAAGAACACAGGAATGCAGCCAAGAATTTTCGCAAGCTCTATGCCCTACTCAAAGAAAATGAGGTTTTAATCCGCATTGGTTCTTATCAAAAGGGCACAGATCCCGATCTAGATGAGGCCATTGAGAAAAAAAAGTTTATGGAGGATTTTATCACTCAAGAAGAAGATCAGCTCTTTGATTTTGATGCGATCATAGAAGAACTCTACAAAATCCAGCAATAA
- the rpmJ gene encoding 50S ribosomal protein L36, which yields MKVRPSVKKMCDKCKVIKRKGVVRVICVTPKHKQRQG from the coding sequence ATGAAAGTAAGACCATCGGTCAAAAAAATGTGTGACAAGTGCAAGGTCATTAAAAGAAAGGGAGTTGTGCGTGTGATTTGCGTAACTCCAAAACACAAACAAAGACAAGGATAA
- the rpsD gene encoding 30S ribosomal protein S4 → MARYRGPVEKLERRFGVSLALKGERRLAGKSALDKRPYGPGQHGQKRGKISEYGLQLREKQKAKVMYGVSEKQFRAIFTEANRLDGNTGENLVRLIERRLDNVVYRMGFATTRRFARQLVSHGHILVDGKRVNIPSFFVKQGQKIEVIEKSKNNPQITRAIELTSQTGISPWVDVDKDKRFGIFTRYPEREEVVIPIEERLIVELYSK, encoded by the coding sequence ATGGCAAGATATAGAGGACCTGTTGAAAAATTAGAAAGAAGATTTGGGGTGTCTCTTGCGCTCAAAGGAGAGAGAAGACTCGCAGGAAAAAGCGCATTGGACAAAAGGCCCTATGGTCCAGGACAGCACGGACAAAAGAGAGGAAAAATTTCTGAATATGGCCTTCAGCTTCGCGAGAAGCAAAAAGCAAAGGTGATGTATGGTGTCTCAGAAAAGCAATTTAGAGCTATTTTTACGGAAGCAAATCGTTTGGATGGAAACACTGGAGAGAACCTTGTGCGCTTGATTGAGAGAAGATTGGATAATGTTGTGTATCGCATGGGCTTTGCAACTACAAGAAGATTTGCAAGACAGCTTGTGAGCCATGGCCATATTTTGGTGGATGGGAAGAGAGTAAATATCCCTTCCTTTTTCGTGAAACAAGGTCAAAAAATCGAAGTCATCGAAAAAAGCAAGAATAATCCACAGATTACACGCGCTATTGAGCTTACTTCACAGACTGGAATCTCTCCTTGGGTGGATGTTGATAAGGACAAAAGATTTGGTATTTTTACACGCTATCCAGAAAGAGAAGAGGTTGTGATTCCCATTGAGGAAAGACTGATTGTAGAGTTGTATTCTAAATAA
- the secY gene encoding preprotein translocase subunit SecY, giving the protein MNKTIVNKILITLMFLFAYRVLAYIPIPGVDLAVIKDFFNTAGNSQNALGLFNMFSGNAVSRLSIISLGIMPYITASIVMELLAATFPNLAKMKKERDGMQKYMQIVRYLTIAVTVVQSVSVSFLLRNMGNGANGAIMIDMQIFIVLSVFSMLTGTMLLMWIGEQITQRGIGNGISLIIFSGIVSGIPSAIAGTFRLVNTGEINFLVLLVMLVIIVFTVFVIIYIELAERRIPVSYARKVIMQNQNKRIMNYIPIKINLSGVIPPIFASAILVFPSTLLQASSNVYLKSVADFLGPDKYAYNILMFVFVIFFAYFYASIAFNSKDIAENLKRQGGYIPGMRPGEGTVHFLNAVAGRLTLFGSLYLAIISTLPWILVKSMGVPFYFGGTAVLIVVQVAIDTMRKIEAQVYMSKYKTLSAVGF; this is encoded by the coding sequence ATGAATAAAACTATAGTAAATAAAATCCTTATTACTTTAATGTTTTTGTTTGCCTATAGAGTATTAGCTTATATTCCTATTCCTGGGGTGGATCTTGCTGTAATCAAAGATTTTTTCAATACTGCAGGAAATTCCCAAAATGCATTAGGACTTTTTAATATGTTCAGCGGGAATGCAGTCTCTAGACTAAGCATCATTTCCCTGGGCATCATGCCCTACATCACTGCTTCGATTGTAATGGAGCTTTTAGCAGCCACTTTCCCCAATCTTGCAAAAATGAAAAAAGAGCGCGATGGCATGCAAAAATATATGCAGATTGTGCGCTATCTCACCATCGCTGTTACTGTGGTGCAGTCAGTGAGCGTTTCTTTTTTATTGCGCAATATGGGCAATGGTGCCAATGGGGCGATTATGATTGATATGCAGATTTTTATTGTGTTATCAGTTTTTTCCATGCTGACAGGCACGATGCTTTTGATGTGGATAGGCGAGCAAATTACTCAAAGGGGCATTGGCAATGGTATTAGTTTGATCATTTTCTCTGGTATTGTTTCTGGAATTCCCTCAGCCATCGCTGGGACATTCCGTCTTGTAAACACTGGGGAGATTAATTTTCTTGTTTTATTGGTGATGCTAGTCATCATCGTTTTTACCGTTTTTGTGATTATTTATATCGAACTTGCAGAGAGAAGGATTCCGGTTTCTTATGCGCGCAAGGTGATCATGCAAAATCAAAACAAAAGGATCATGAATTACATTCCCATCAAAATTAATTTGAGCGGCGTGATTCCTCCTATTTTTGCTTCCGCGATCTTGGTATTTCCCTCCACGCTCTTGCAAGCCTCTTCCAATGTTTATCTCAAATCTGTCGCGGATTTTTTGGGACCAGATAAATACGCATATAATATTTTGATGTTTGTTTTTGTCATCTTTTTTGCATATTTTTATGCCTCCATTGCATTTAACTCCAAAGATATCGCAGAAAATCTCAAGCGTCAAGGCGGTTATATTCCTGGTATGCGTCCGGGTGAGGGCACGGTGCACTTTCTCAATGCAGTAGCTGGGAGATTGACTTTATTTGGTTCACTGTATTTGGCCATCATTTCCACTTTGCCATGGATTCTTGTCAAAAGTATGGGGGTTCCCTTTTATTTTGGTGGGACGGCGGTTTTGATCGTCGTGCAGGTTGCTATTGATACGATGAGAAAGATTGAGGCGCAAGTTTATATGAGCAAATACAAGACTCTTAGTGCTGTTGGTTTTTGA
- a CDS encoding NAD(P)H-dependent oxidoreductase codes for MQTLLIFGHTFFQDSKVNKALLESLKELTHIKVHNLTTTYPDGKIDVNKELELLRDADKIVFQFPLFWYGSPAILKQWQDVVLSAVLFGENPKFLHGKKFQIITTLGGAESTYDGHHGATLKDLLLPISYSFQYGGCEILEPFAIFSAKVENLDFSAYHRHLGE; via the coding sequence ATGCAAACATTACTTATTTTCGGACACACATTTTTTCAAGACTCCAAGGTCAACAAAGCACTACTAGAATCCCTTAAAGAACTCACGCATATCAAGGTTCACAATCTTACCACAACCTATCCCGATGGCAAAATCGATGTGAACAAGGAATTGGAATTGTTAAGAGATGCAGACAAGATTGTTTTTCAATTTCCACTTTTTTGGTATGGGAGCCCAGCAATACTCAAGCAGTGGCAGGATGTTGTCTTGAGCGCAGTTTTGTTTGGGGAAAATCCAAAATTCTTGCATGGCAAGAAGTTTCAAATCATCACCACACTTGGTGGCGCAGAGAGTACCTATGATGGGCATCATGGTGCTACGCTCAAAGATCTTTTGTTGCCTATTTCTTATAGCTTTCAGTATGGGGGTTGCGAGATTTTAGAGCCCTTTGCTATTTTTAGCGCAAAGGTAGAAAATCTTGATTTTTCCGCTTATCACAGGCACTTAGGCGAGTAG
- the rpsK gene encoding 30S ribosomal protein S11, translating to MAKRSAATKKKVVKKNIARGIVCISASFNNTNVTITDEMGNVICWATAGGLGFKGSKKSTPYAAQQAVESAMMKAKEHGIKEVGIKVQGPGSGRETAIKSVGVVEGIKVLWIKDVTPLPHNGCRPPKRRRV from the coding sequence ATGGCTAAGAGATCCGCGGCAACAAAAAAGAAAGTTGTGAAAAAGAATATCGCAAGAGGAATTGTGTGCATTTCTGCCTCTTTTAATAATACAAATGTAACGATTACTGATGAGATGGGTAATGTGATTTGCTGGGCTACAGCAGGTGGACTTGGGTTTAAGGGTTCCAAAAAATCTACCCCTTATGCCGCACAACAGGCTGTTGAGAGTGCGATGATGAAGGCAAAAGAGCATGGCATCAAAGAAGTGGGAATCAAGGTTCAAGGACCAGGCAGTGGAAGAGAGACCGCGATTAAGAGTGTGGGCGTGGTTGAGGGTATTAAGGTTTTGTGGATTAAAGATGTGACTCCATTGCCACACAATGGTTGTAGACCACCAAAAAGAAGAAGAGTATAA
- the tig gene encoding trigger factor, whose product MELRTNKINSANVIASGVITLKDLEDKITKIATRLSKTMKLDGFRKGKVPLQLIRSRYQDSIRQDAQKDAIQEMLQHALKDLHLDARQVLGDPMMTKMEEKDGGFDVEIKISLTPDIPLDSVPACIPEVKVPRVTEEEVKTRLEEIAKREAPLIDAPKDKRLENDDVAVFDFEGFVDGKPFEGGKAENFELIIGSGSFVPGFEDAMLGMLADEAKEISITFPAEYHVKHLASKDATFKVKLHAIKVKDKPQINDDLAKKLLPQNATASLRDLDAEIKKQLELEAKTKVYNEELKEKLVENFLEKIHFDLPDLVIEQEMDLLFRNSLSSIAEEELKTLQENPEKAKEKRESFRDEAKNSVQVTFIIDALAKQKNITVQDNEVFQTVYYEAMMMGQNPTQIIEYYKSNNLLPAIKMAMVEDRVLQNLLDTKVEFVDKLPQKSEDKAKEGASKKESKRAVGRVRSPKKGDQ is encoded by the coding sequence ATGGAGTTAAGAACAAATAAGATCAATAGCGCCAACGTCATCGCAAGCGGCGTGATTACGCTTAAAGATTTGGAAGATAAAATTACAAAGATTGCGACAAGATTAAGCAAAACCATGAAGCTAGATGGTTTCCGAAAAGGCAAGGTGCCCCTCCAGCTTATCCGCTCCCGTTACCAAGATAGCATCAGGCAGGATGCGCAAAAAGATGCGATACAAGAGATGTTGCAGCATGCATTAAAAGATCTGCATCTTGATGCAAGACAGGTGCTGGGTGATCCTATGATGACCAAAATGGAGGAAAAAGATGGTGGCTTTGATGTGGAGATCAAGATTTCTCTCACTCCAGACATTCCTTTGGATTCTGTCCCTGCTTGCATCCCTGAAGTAAAAGTACCAAGGGTGACAGAAGAGGAAGTCAAAACAAGACTTGAAGAGATTGCCAAGAGAGAGGCCCCCCTCATTGATGCTCCCAAGGACAAGAGGCTAGAAAATGATGATGTCGCGGTATTTGATTTTGAGGGTTTTGTGGATGGCAAACCCTTTGAAGGTGGGAAGGCTGAGAATTTTGAGCTAATCATTGGGAGTGGGAGTTTTGTCCCTGGATTTGAGGATGCTATGCTAGGGATGCTTGCAGATGAGGCAAAAGAGATTTCCATAACCTTTCCTGCAGAATACCATGTTAAGCATCTTGCCAGTAAGGATGCGACCTTCAAGGTCAAGCTCCATGCCATCAAGGTAAAAGACAAGCCCCAAATCAATGACGACCTTGCAAAAAAACTACTTCCCCAAAATGCCACTGCGAGCTTGAGAGATCTAGATGCTGAAATCAAAAAGCAACTAGAGCTTGAGGCAAAAACAAAGGTTTACAATGAAGAATTGAAAGAAAAATTGGTGGAGAATTTTCTAGAAAAGATTCATTTTGATCTGCCGGATTTGGTCATCGAGCAAGAGATGGATTTACTTTTTAGAAATTCTTTGAGCAGCATCGCAGAAGAAGAGCTCAAGACCTTGCAGGAGAATCCAGAGAAGGCAAAGGAAAAAAGAGAGAGCTTTAGGGATGAGGCCAAAAACAGTGTGCAAGTGACATTCATCATCGATGCTCTGGCTAAGCAAAAAAATATCACTGTCCAGGATAATGAGGTTTTCCAGACTGTTTATTATGAGGCGATGATGATGGGTCAAAATCCCACCCAGATCATCGAGTATTACAAAAGTAATAATCTCCTTCCTGCGATCAAAATGGCTATGGTGGAAGATCGTGTACTACAGAATCTGCTAGATACCAAAGTGGAGTTTGTAGACAAGCTACCGCAAAAATCTGAGGACAAGGCAAAAGAGGGTGCATCAAAAAAAGAAAGCAAAAGAGCTGTAGGCAGAGTGAGAAGTCCCAAAAAGGGAGATCAGTAA
- the map gene encoding type I methionyl aminopeptidase, whose product MAIPIRNASEIELLRRPNALVGEALKHVRDFIKPGISLLEIDALIEDFIRAHGARPAFKGLYGFPNSACISVNEVIIHGIPTDYKLQNGDIVGIDVGAEIGGWYGDGAITMGVGEISALDIQLIDCARDTLINAIHSIKEGMYFKELSKILEENICARGFVPLKHYCGHGIGRKPHDEPSIPNYLESSNFKQGPKIKNGMVFCLEPMVCVKSGEPVVLENQWDVVSSDGFRGSHYEHTVAIVGGVAEILTEV is encoded by the coding sequence ATGGCTATTCCGATTCGTAATGCAAGCGAGATTGAATTGCTGCGTCGCCCCAATGCGCTTGTTGGGGAAGCGCTGAAACATGTGCGAGATTTCATCAAGCCAGGAATCAGTCTGCTAGAAATTGATGCTCTCATCGAAGATTTTATTCGTGCTCATGGTGCAAGGCCTGCCTTTAAGGGATTGTATGGCTTTCCTAATTCTGCTTGCATCTCTGTGAATGAAGTGATCATTCATGGAATCCCTACGGATTACAAGTTGCAAAATGGTGATATTGTGGGGATTGATGTGGGTGCAGAAATAGGGGGCTGGTATGGGGATGGTGCCATTACCATGGGCGTGGGAGAGATCTCTGCCCTGGATATTCAGCTTATTGATTGTGCTAGAGATACTTTGATAAATGCGATACATTCCATCAAAGAGGGTATGTATTTCAAAGAACTTAGCAAGATTTTAGAGGAGAATATTTGTGCGCGAGGATTTGTGCCATTGAAGCATTATTGCGGACATGGTATTGGCAGGAAACCTCATGATGAGCCAAGCATTCCCAATTACCTAGAATCCAGTAATTTCAAGCAGGGGCCAAAAATCAAGAATGGAATGGTGTTTTGTCTTGAACCGATGGTCTGTGTCAAAAGCGGGGAGCCTGTAGTCTTGGAAAATCAATGGGATGTGGTTTCTAGTGATGGCTTTAGAGGGAGTCATTATGAACACACCGTGGCAATTGTTGGTGGCGTCGCAGAAATTTTAACGGAGGTTTAA
- the rpsM gene encoding 30S ribosomal protein S13, with protein sequence MARIAGVDLPKKKRVEYALTHIYGIGLKISRDILNAVNISFDKRVHDLSEDEVSAIAKKIQESYMVEGDLRKKVQMDIKALMDLGNYRGLRHRKGLPVRGQTTKNNARTRKGKKKTVGSK encoded by the coding sequence ATGGCTAGAATTGCTGGTGTAGATTTGCCAAAAAAGAAAAGAGTGGAATATGCTCTTACACATATCTATGGTATTGGATTAAAGATATCTCGAGATATCCTTAATGCTGTAAATATTTCTTTTGACAAGCGAGTTCATGATCTCAGCGAAGATGAAGTTTCTGCGATTGCAAAAAAAATCCAAGAAAGCTACATGGTTGAAGGTGATTTGAGAAAAAAAGTTCAAATGGATATTAAAGCATTGATGGATCTAGGAAATTATCGCGGCCTAAGGCATCGAAAGGGCTTGCCTGTGCGTGGTCAGACAACCAAAAATAATGCGCGCACAAGAAAAGGCAAGAAAAAAACTGTTGGTAGCAAATAA
- a CDS encoding DNA-directed RNA polymerase subunit alpha produces MKVIKTTPYIPTTVDVEELGPNKVRVMAYPFESGYAVTLAHPLRRLLLSSSVGLAPIALKIEGVAHEFDSIRGIVEDVSPFIVNLKNIRFLGKEGGFLEEEKVELHYSFQGPMVLSGGHLANDQIDIVNKEAPLATINEDAVLNFSIIVQKGIGYVPSEDIRGLISEDYIPLDAYFTPVRKAVYEIENVLVEDNPTYEKIIFDVETDGQVDPYEAFKQAIAIMYSQMSIFNADISSISTTQKQAIEDNFDFKDLLMKIDSLNLNARCFNCLDRIGIRYVGELVLMSESEIKGVKNLGKTSYNEIVEKLQEIGYPIGTELEEDKKIALTKKISKLKA; encoded by the coding sequence ATGAAAGTAATTAAAACTACGCCTTATATCCCAACCACTGTGGATGTCGAGGAATTGGGTCCTAACAAAGTGAGGGTAATGGCATATCCCTTTGAATCAGGTTATGCGGTGACTTTGGCACATCCCTTGAGAAGATTGTTGCTTTCTAGTTCTGTGGGACTTGCTCCCATCGCCCTCAAGATTGAAGGAGTGGCACATGAATTTGATTCCATCCGCGGCATCGTGGAGGATGTTTCTCCCTTCATTGTGAATCTCAAAAACATTCGTTTCCTGGGAAAGGAGGGGGGATTTTTAGAAGAGGAAAAAGTGGAATTGCATTATTCTTTTCAAGGACCCATGGTTTTGAGTGGTGGGCATTTGGCAAATGATCAGATTGATATCGTAAACAAAGAAGCTCCACTTGCTACGATTAATGAAGATGCTGTATTGAATTTTTCCATCATTGTCCAGAAGGGCATCGGCTATGTTCCCAGTGAGGATATTCGGGGATTGATTTCTGAGGATTATATCCCGCTGGATGCGTATTTTACCCCAGTGAGGAAAGCAGTGTATGAGATTGAGAATGTGCTTGTAGAGGATAATCCCACTTATGAAAAAATCATTTTTGATGTGGAGACGGATGGGCAGGTTGATCCCTATGAGGCATTCAAGCAGGCCATCGCGATTATGTACTCTCAAATGAGTATTTTCAATGCTGATATTAGCTCCATTTCCACTACGCAGAAACAAGCCATAGAGGATAACTTTGATTTCAAAGATCTTTTGATGAAAATTGATAGCCTCAACTTGAATGCTAGATGTTTTAATTGCTTGGATCGCATTGGGATTCGCTATGTCGGGGAGTTGGTATTGATGAGCGAAAGTGAAATCAAGGGTGTGAAAAATTTAGGTAAAACCTCTTACAATGAAATTGTGGAGAAGCTTCAAGAGATCGGCTATCCCATAGGCACAGAGCTTGAAGAAGATAAGAAAATCGCACTCACTAAGAAAATTTCTAAATTAAAGGCTTAA
- the rplO gene encoding 50S ribosomal protein L15 yields the protein MALENIKPAKGSVRGIKRVGRGQGSGMGKTSTRGGKGQTARTGYKAKRGFEGGQQPLQRRLPKVGFRVQNLKPYVINTDRILVLKDLSELTFESIRSVHKFPKYIEKIKLIGISAKELAAKIKDERIVCSGK from the coding sequence ATGGCATTAGAAAATATTAAACCCGCTAAAGGAAGTGTGCGCGGTATCAAGCGTGTAGGCAGGGGCCAGGGCAGCGGTATGGGAAAAACTTCCACAAGAGGTGGCAAGGGACAGACAGCCAGAACTGGCTATAAGGCAAAAAGAGGCTTTGAGGGTGGACAGCAGCCTTTGCAGAGAAGATTACCAAAAGTGGGGTTTAGGGTCCAAAATCTTAAGCCCTATGTCATCAACACCGATCGCATTCTTGTGCTCAAAGACTTGAGCGAACTGACTTTTGAAAGCATTAGGAGTGTGCATAAGTTTCCAAAATACATCGAAAAAATTAAGCTCATTGGAATTAGCGCAAAAGAACTGGCAGCAAAAATTAAAGACGAGCGCATTGTTTGCAGCGGAAAATAA